One Luteibacter aegosomaticola genomic window carries:
- a CDS encoding lipid-A-disaccharide synthase N-terminal domain-containing protein, producing MHEALTELHLITITPWKIIGLLGTLLFTARWFVQFYATKKNKKVTVPMSFWYLSVSGSILTLAYFIWGKNDSVGIIQTAFPMLVSFYNVFAHLKNKDTKETVKPGGPEDN from the coding sequence ATGCACGAAGCCCTTACCGAACTGCACCTGATCACGATCACGCCCTGGAAGATCATCGGCCTGCTCGGCACCTTGCTCTTCACGGCACGCTGGTTCGTCCAGTTCTACGCCACGAAGAAAAACAAGAAGGTCACCGTGCCGATGTCCTTCTGGTACCTGTCGGTCAGCGGCAGCATCCTGACCCTGGCTTACTTCATCTGGGGCAAGAACGATTCGGTCGGGATTATCCAGACGGCCTTTCCGATGCTGGTCTCGTTCTACAACGTGTTCGCGCACCTGAAGAATAAGGACACGAAGGAAACCGTGAAGCCCGGCGGCCCCGAAGATAATTAA